Proteins encoded by one window of Armatimonadota bacterium:
- a CDS encoding branched-chain amino acid ABC transporter permease: MTEGVGSLAAGALRRPALRRLNFVDAFLWAFRLAVILVVVWGTVGTLRLGRYTGEQWVDFVVFGLAQGGIYALIALGYTMVYGILRMINFAHGEVFMSGAYTAYFAAAPLAASGFLNQHPILSLLLLMAVAAAVSTGVAVLVERVAYRPLRRAPRLVPLITAIGASFFLQYAFRGLYGSGFKAYPEFELFKGEWQVLGVGILRTQAVVLVGAAVLMSALYQFVMRTKVGKAMRAVSEDKDVAALMGIDVDRIIVLTFAIGGAAAGAAGVLYALVFKQVHFFMGFVPGIKAFTAAVLGGIGNIPGAMLGGLFLGVVESVGPALFLDGLGIVAPYQLKDVIAFTMLVMVLIFRPQGILGERLAAKRA, encoded by the coding sequence ATGACGGAGGGGGTCGGCAGCTTGGCGGCGGGGGCGTTGCGCAGGCCGGCGCTGCGGCGTCTGAACTTCGTGGACGCCTTCCTTTGGGCGTTCCGCCTGGCGGTCATCCTCGTGGTGGTGTGGGGCACGGTGGGGACCCTGCGGCTGGGCCGGTACACGGGCGAGCAATGGGTGGACTTCGTGGTCTTCGGCCTCGCCCAGGGAGGCATCTACGCCCTCATCGCCCTCGGCTACACCATGGTGTACGGGATCCTCCGGATGATCAACTTCGCCCACGGCGAGGTGTTCATGAGCGGGGCGTACACCGCCTACTTCGCAGCAGCCCCCCTGGCTGCCTCCGGTTTCCTGAACCAGCATCCCATCCTGAGCCTGCTGCTCCTGATGGCGGTGGCCGCGGCGGTGTCCACGGGGGTCGCGGTGCTGGTGGAGCGGGTGGCGTACCGCCCCCTGCGCCGGGCCCCGCGGCTGGTCCCCCTGATCACCGCCATCGGCGCTTCGTTCTTCCTGCAGTACGCCTTCCGGGGCCTGTACGGGTCCGGGTTCAAGGCGTACCCGGAGTTCGAGCTGTTCAAGGGCGAGTGGCAGGTGCTGGGGGTGGGGATCCTGCGGACCCAGGCGGTGGTGCTGGTGGGCGCCGCGGTCCTCATGTCCGCCTTGTACCAGTTCGTCATGCGGACGAAGGTGGGCAAGGCCATGCGGGCGGTCTCGGAGGACAAGGATGTTGCGGCCCTCATGGGGATCGACGTGGACCGCATCATCGTGCTCACCTTCGCCATCGGGGGCGCGGCCGCGGGCGCCGCGGGCGTCCTGTACGCTCTGGTGTTCAAGCAGGTGCACTTCTTCATGGGGTTCGTGCCCGGCATCAAGGCCTTCACCGCCGCGGTGCTGGGCGGCATCGGGAACATCCCCGGCGCCATGCTGGGCGGGCTGTTCCTGGGCGTGGTGGAGTCCGTGGGGCCGGCCCTGTTCCTGGACGGGCTGGGGATCGTGGCGCCCTACCAGCTGAAGGACGTGATCGCCTTCACCATGCTGGTCATGGTCCTCATCTTCCGGCCGCAGGGGATCCTGGGCGAGCGGCTGGCGGCCAAGAGGGCGTAG
- a CDS encoding ABC transporter ATP-binding protein, whose product MALLEIRDLHVYYGQIHALKGISLRVEAGEIVTLIGANGAGKTTTLRTISGLLRPRSGSVWFAGEELSRLPAHEIVRRGVVQVPEGRRVFGQLTVLENLELGAFTRTDSQGVREDLERVLALFPRLRERLHQVAGTLSGGEQQMLAIARGLMARPRLLLMDEPSMGLAPMLVEQIFDAIREINQQGTTILLVEQNAFMALETAHRGYVLETGTMVLEGPSAELRENPEVKRAYLGG is encoded by the coding sequence ATGGCGCTCCTGGAGATCCGGGACCTGCACGTGTACTACGGCCAGATCCATGCCCTCAAGGGCATTTCCCTCCGCGTGGAGGCCGGGGAGATCGTCACCCTCATCGGGGCCAACGGCGCGGGCAAGACCACCACCCTGCGGACCATCAGCGGTCTGCTGCGGCCGCGGAGCGGCTCCGTGTGGTTTGCGGGGGAGGAGCTGAGCCGGCTTCCGGCCCACGAGATCGTCCGGAGGGGCGTGGTGCAGGTGCCGGAGGGGCGCCGCGTTTTCGGCCAGCTCACCGTCCTGGAGAACCTGGAGCTGGGAGCCTTCACCCGGACGGACTCGCAGGGAGTCCGGGAGGATCTCGAGCGGGTCCTCGCCCTCTTCCCACGGCTCCGGGAACGTCTCCACCAGGTGGCGGGCACCCTTTCCGGAGGGGAGCAGCAGATGCTGGCCATCGCCCGGGGCCTGATGGCTCGCCCCCGGTTGCTCCTCATGGACGAGCCCTCCATGGGGCTTGCGCCCATGCTGGTGGAACAGATCTTCGACGCCATCCGGGAGATCAACCAGCAGGGGACCACCATCCTCCTCGTGGAGCAGAACGCCTTCATGGCCTTGGAGACCGCACATCGGGGGTACGTGCTGGAGACGGGCACCATGGTGCTGGAGGGCCCGTCAGCGGAGCTCCGGGAGAACCCCGAGGTGAAGCGGGCCTACCTGGGCGGCTAG
- a CDS encoding gamma-glutamylcyclotransferase family protein, with protein MRLFVYGTLRDPELVRQLTGRTFPTEPASLPGWRLLPPGRSRSGYPEIVPDLGGCVSGLVLHDVDPVSLRRLDAYEEGYVRRRVRVRTERGQEEAEVYVPSYVLGGDPASRYHGPRRGARDPGAEREEP; from the coding sequence ATGCGCCTCTTCGTGTACGGCACCCTCCGGGACCCAGAGCTCGTGCGCCAGCTCACGGGCCGTACCTTTCCCACGGAGCCTGCCTCCCTGCCCGGGTGGCGGCTGCTGCCCCCCGGGCGGTCCCGCTCCGGATACCCGGAGATCGTGCCGGATCTGGGGGGGTGCGTTTCGGGGTTGGTGCTGCACGACGTGGATCCCGTTTCCCTGCGTCGGCTGGACGCCTACGAAGAAGGGTACGTGCGCCGGAGGGTTCGGGTGCGCACGGAGAGGGGGCAAGAGGAGGCGGAGGTGTACGTGCCTTCCTATGTGCTAGGCGGAGATCCCGCATCCCGCTATCATGGACCCAGGCGCGGGGCAAGGGATCCCGGAGCAGAGCGGGAGGAACCATGA
- a CDS encoding branched-chain amino acid ABC transporter permease, whose product MWRVGLVFGAVACFLSLAGLVEALHARWVVDGVLSAGQVLVLAVFVASGWTAAERSGWTPAGRLGAGVGSGATTGFCVGLLVWLAAHVNLRTMFINASPALFALLSGGRPPGEAWVGAVLAGGALGLVGALGQVAPSGLIRPVLVGLGAAVGLGLFQDLILLILQPEGFAPVRDWLFVAGGGPTARGAAVLFVISAVLAAVHPALRARPTRVLRLSPRVRRVFWSLVGIALLAALPLAGGPFVAQVLVIVGLYTLMGLGLNLEVGLAGLLDLGFVAFFAIGAYTVGLLTSTGEHGIAHWSFWAAVPVAVLVSLIAGVILGIPVLGIRGDYLAIATLGFGEIVRLLVLSDALRPWLGGSQGVLAIPKPVLAGFELSGPQHLYYLTVVASAVVAYVAWRLQDSRLGRAWMAIREDEDVAEALGINLVSVKLLAYGLGAAFAGVGGAIFAVMVGSVFPHSFQLLISIQVLALIIVGGMGSIPGVIVGSVVLIGLPELLREFGEFRFLVYGAALVAMMLLRPEGLLPAAVQRRELHVLEEQAEPALVAGRDAAAEGGS is encoded by the coding sequence GTGTGGCGCGTGGGGTTGGTGTTCGGAGCGGTGGCCTGCTTCCTGAGCCTGGCGGGCTTGGTGGAGGCGCTCCACGCCCGCTGGGTGGTGGACGGGGTCCTGTCGGCGGGGCAGGTGCTGGTGCTGGCGGTGTTCGTGGCCAGCGGGTGGACCGCCGCTGAACGGTCCGGCTGGACCCCCGCGGGCCGGCTGGGGGCGGGGGTGGGTTCCGGGGCTACGACGGGCTTCTGCGTGGGACTGCTGGTGTGGCTGGCAGCCCACGTGAACCTGAGGACCATGTTCATCAATGCCTCCCCGGCCCTGTTCGCGCTGCTGTCCGGCGGCCGCCCGCCCGGGGAGGCGTGGGTAGGGGCCGTGCTGGCCGGAGGTGCGCTGGGGCTGGTGGGAGCCCTGGGACAGGTGGCGCCCTCCGGGTTGATCCGCCCGGTCCTGGTAGGACTGGGAGCGGCCGTTGGGCTCGGGCTGTTTCAGGACCTGATCCTGCTCATCCTCCAGCCGGAAGGGTTCGCCCCCGTGCGGGACTGGCTGTTCGTGGCGGGAGGAGGCCCGACCGCCCGGGGGGCCGCCGTCCTGTTCGTGATCTCCGCGGTCCTGGCGGCGGTGCACCCCGCGCTGCGGGCGAGGCCGACACGGGTGCTCCGCCTGTCCCCGAGGGTGCGGCGGGTTTTTTGGAGCCTGGTGGGGATCGCGCTGCTGGCCGCTCTGCCCCTCGCGGGAGGCCCGTTCGTGGCCCAGGTGCTGGTGATCGTGGGCCTTTATACCCTCATGGGTCTTGGGCTCAACCTGGAGGTGGGTCTCGCGGGGCTGCTGGACCTGGGGTTCGTGGCCTTCTTCGCCATCGGGGCGTACACGGTGGGTCTGCTCACGTCCACCGGCGAGCACGGGATCGCCCACTGGTCCTTCTGGGCCGCGGTCCCCGTGGCGGTTCTGGTGTCGCTCATTGCGGGGGTGATCCTGGGCATCCCGGTCCTGGGGATCCGGGGAGACTACCTGGCCATCGCCACCCTGGGCTTCGGGGAGATCGTCCGGCTGCTGGTCCTCTCCGACGCCTTGCGGCCGTGGCTGGGAGGGTCGCAGGGGGTGCTGGCCATCCCCAAGCCCGTCCTGGCCGGCTTCGAGCTATCCGGCCCCCAGCACCTGTACTACCTCACCGTGGTGGCGTCCGCGGTGGTGGCGTACGTGGCGTGGCGGCTGCAGGACTCGCGCCTGGGCCGCGCGTGGATGGCCATCCGGGAAGACGAGGACGTGGCGGAGGCGCTGGGGATCAACCTGGTGAGCGTGAAGCTCCTGGCGTACGGACTGGGTGCGGCGTTCGCGGGGGTGGGAGGCGCCATCTTCGCGGTGATGGTGGGATCGGTCTTCCCCCACAGTTTCCAGTTGCTGATCTCCATCCAGGTGCTGGCCCTCATCATCGTGGGCGGGATGGGCAGCATCCCCGGGGTGATCGTGGGGTCGGTGGTCCTCATCGGCCTTCCGGAGCTGCTCCGGGAGTTCGGCGAGTTCCGGTTCCTGGTGTACGGGGCGGCCCTGGTGGCCATGATGCTCCTGCGGCCGGAGGGGTTGTTGCCCGCGGCGGTCCAGCGCCGCGAGCTGCACGTTCTGGAGGAGCAGGCGGAGCCGGCGCTGGTGGCGGGCCGGGACGCGGCTGCGGAAGGGGGTTCGTGA
- a CDS encoding ABC transporter ATP-binding protein, producing MPILATRRMTKRFGGLVAIRSLDLEVEERSIHSVIGPNGAGKTTLFNCITGFYRPDEGEIWLLGQRIDGLRPDEIAHLGVARTYQNIRLFANMTALENVLVGLHMHLHSTWVGAVLASPAVRREERWAHAEARRLLEFVGLAGRGDLLARNLPYGEQRKLELARALATRPRLLLLDEPTAGMNPAETQEMIQFIRRLRDELGITILLIEHQMRVVMTISDRVTVLDYGEKIAEGTPTEVQNDPRVIEAYLGRRRLGIAAG from the coding sequence GTGCCCATCCTCGCCACCCGGCGCATGACCAAGCGCTTCGGGGGCCTGGTGGCCATCCGGTCCCTGGATCTGGAGGTGGAGGAACGGTCCATCCACAGCGTCATCGGGCCCAACGGGGCAGGGAAGACCACGCTGTTTAACTGCATCACGGGGTTCTACCGGCCGGACGAGGGGGAGATCTGGCTATTGGGACAGCGCATCGACGGCCTGCGGCCGGACGAGATCGCTCACCTCGGGGTGGCCCGCACCTACCAGAACATCCGGCTGTTCGCCAACATGACCGCCCTGGAGAACGTGCTGGTGGGGCTGCACATGCACCTGCATTCCACGTGGGTCGGAGCGGTCCTCGCGAGCCCCGCGGTGCGCCGGGAGGAGCGGTGGGCCCACGCGGAGGCGCGGCGTCTGCTGGAGTTCGTGGGCCTGGCCGGCCGCGGGGACCTGCTCGCCCGCAACCTGCCCTATGGGGAGCAGCGCAAGCTGGAGCTGGCCCGAGCCCTCGCCACGCGCCCCAGGCTGCTGCTGCTGGACGAGCCCACCGCAGGCATGAACCCCGCGGAGACCCAGGAGATGATCCAGTTCATCCGCAGGCTGCGGGACGAGCTGGGGATCACCATCCTCCTCATCGAGCACCAGATGCGGGTGGTGATGACCATCTCGGACCGGGTGACGGTGCTGGACTACGGGGAGAAGATCGCCGAGGGCACCCCGACGGAGGTGCAGAACGACCCCCGGGTCATCGAGGCGTACCTGGGGCGTCGGCGGCTGGGGATCGCCGCGGGCTAA
- a CDS encoding branched-chain amino acid transaminase encodes MERGRYIWHNGRLVAWEDAVVHVAAHSLHYGSSVFEGIRAYPTPRGPAVFCLDGHLDRLYDSCRIFRMAVPYPKETLRRAILEVVRANGHASCYIRPLVYRGAGALGLDPRKSPVEVAILTLEWGAYLGGEALEKGVDVMISSWRRMAPSTHPAMGKIAGNYVNSQLATMEAVDNGYAEAIMLDVQGYVSEGSGENLFLVRSGILYTPPLAQSILPGITRQVAITLARELGYEVREVPIPREMLYVADEVFLTGTAAEITPVRSVDRQTIGQGQPGPVTRRIQDAFFAIVRGEVPDRHGWLTHVEGA; translated from the coding sequence ATGGAGCGAGGACGGTACATCTGGCACAACGGGCGGCTCGTGGCCTGGGAGGACGCGGTCGTTCACGTGGCGGCCCACAGCCTACACTACGGGAGCAGCGTCTTCGAGGGGATCCGGGCGTACCCCACGCCCCGCGGGCCCGCGGTGTTCTGCCTGGACGGTCACCTCGACCGCCTGTACGATTCCTGCCGGATCTTCCGCATGGCGGTGCCGTACCCCAAGGAGACCCTCCGCCGGGCCATCCTGGAGGTGGTCCGGGCCAACGGACACGCTTCCTGCTACATCCGGCCCCTGGTGTACCGGGGCGCCGGGGCCTTAGGCCTGGACCCCCGGAAGTCGCCCGTGGAGGTGGCCATCCTGACCCTGGAGTGGGGAGCTTACCTGGGGGGAGAAGCCCTCGAGAAGGGCGTGGACGTGATGATCTCCTCGTGGCGGCGGATGGCCCCCTCCACCCACCCCGCCATGGGCAAGATCGCGGGCAACTACGTGAACTCCCAGCTCGCCACCATGGAGGCCGTGGACAACGGGTACGCGGAGGCCATCATGCTGGACGTCCAGGGATACGTGAGCGAGGGCAGCGGGGAGAACCTCTTCCTGGTGCGTTCCGGGATCCTCTACACGCCCCCCCTCGCCCAGTCCATCCTCCCCGGCATCACCCGGCAGGTGGCCATCACCCTGGCCCGGGAGCTGGGGTACGAGGTACGGGAAGTCCCCATCCCCCGGGAGATGCTGTACGTGGCGGACGAGGTCTTCCTCACGGGGACCGCGGCGGAGATCACCCCCGTGCGATCCGTGGACCGGCAGACCATCGGGCAGGGTCAGCCCGGGCCCGTGACCCGGAGGATCCAGGACGCCTTCTTCGCCATCGTGCGGGGGGAGGTCCCCGACCGGC
- a CDS encoding proline dehydrogenase family protein: protein MDLEGVLRRFFVFLSEQRGLKERVTRNGWLRRTARRFVAGETWEEACAVAARLNAQGVAATLNLLGERTTRAEEARAAAAAYRELLSEIRRRQLRADIAVKVTQLGLDLSRELVEESLREICAHAQHLGGFVWIDMEASRYVEPTLSLYRSLRASGSGPEVVGVALQAYLYRSEQDLEDLLRLGARVRLVKGAYAESPAVAYPRKAEVDGAYVRLMERLLQEGHEPAIATHDERILAHALRFAKAHGILPDRFEFQMLYGVRRDLQAWVVREGHRLRVYVPYGPDWFPYFMRRLGERPANVAFLLRSLVREGWVPEGFGRCSGVE, encoded by the coding sequence GTGGATCTGGAAGGCGTCCTGCGCCGGTTTTTCGTCTTCCTCTCCGAGCAGCGCGGTCTGAAGGAGCGGGTGACCCGGAACGGGTGGTTGCGGAGGACTGCCCGACGGTTCGTGGCGGGGGAGACGTGGGAGGAGGCGTGCGCGGTGGCCGCGCGCCTCAACGCGCAGGGGGTGGCAGCCACCCTGAACTTGCTGGGCGAGCGCACAACCCGGGCGGAGGAGGCCCGGGCAGCCGCGGCGGCCTACCGGGAGCTTCTGAGTGAGATCCGGCGCCGCCAGCTTCGGGCAGACATCGCCGTCAAGGTCACCCAGCTCGGCCTGGATCTCTCCCGGGAGCTCGTGGAGGAGTCCCTGCGGGAGATCTGCGCGCACGCCCAGCACCTGGGAGGGTTTGTCTGGATCGACATGGAGGCAAGCCGTTATGTGGAGCCCACCTTGAGCCTGTACCGGAGCCTCCGGGCTTCCGGCTCCGGTCCGGAGGTGGTGGGTGTCGCCCTCCAAGCCTACCTTTACCGCTCGGAGCAGGACCTGGAGGATCTCCTGCGGCTTGGGGCCCGGGTGCGCCTGGTCAAGGGAGCGTATGCGGAGTCCCCCGCCGTCGCCTACCCGCGCAAGGCGGAGGTAGATGGAGCCTACGTGCGGCTCATGGAACGCCTGCTCCAGGAGGGCCATGAGCCTGCCATCGCCACCCACGACGAGCGGATCCTCGCCCATGCCCTTCGCTTCGCAAAGGCGCACGGGATCCTGCCGGACCGGTTCGAGTTCCAGATGCTGTACGGGGTCCGCCGCGACCTGCAGGCCTGGGTCGTCCGGGAAGGCCATCGCCTCCGGGTGTACGTGCCCTATGGACCGGACTGGTTTCCCTACTTCATGCGGCGCCTGGGTGAGCGGCCCGCCAACGTGGCCTTCCTCCTCCGGAGCCTGGTGCGGGAGGGATGGGTCCCTGAAGGGTTTGGGCGTTGCTCCGGCGTAGAATAG
- a CDS encoding S41 family peptidase: MRRNRAAILWMAGLVALLLAFSAGYALGSRTGVAAADPRNEGLRMLQALSEALERQYIRKDLDWRALYDGAARGMLQALDDPYTAFFDAQGFRRFQEDFRGYFFGIGIFIEKQDRRLLVVAPIENTPAWRAGLRPGDHITHIDGTPTAEMPIEEAVARIRGPRGTQVRLRIQRGERAFEVTIVRDRIEITSVQGEEALSDRERGLLQAAGLSYIRILAFNQDTSDRFARQMRRVQQARTEGLVLDLRSNPGGLVDQCTRVADFFVPSGPILYEVDRDGRMRTIYATAREKYRKPVAVLVNEGTASCSEILAGALQDTGTAVLVGQRTFGKGVITSVVDLPGGRGATITTAKYLTPKKRDIHRKGIQPDIVAGDRIEGKTPQELEAIRFEQLRKAVDALRRR, encoded by the coding sequence ATGAGAAGGAACCGGGCGGCGATCCTGTGGATGGCGGGTCTTGTGGCCCTCCTGTTGGCGTTCTCCGCGGGCTATGCCCTGGGCAGCCGCACCGGCGTGGCGGCGGCGGATCCCCGGAACGAGGGTCTCCGGATGCTGCAGGCGCTCTCGGAAGCTCTGGAGCGCCAGTATATCCGGAAGGACCTGGACTGGCGGGCCCTCTACGACGGCGCGGCCCGGGGCATGCTCCAGGCCCTGGACGATCCCTATACCGCCTTCTTCGATGCCCAGGGGTTCCGTCGGTTCCAGGAGGACTTCCGCGGCTACTTCTTCGGCATCGGGATCTTCATCGAGAAGCAGGATCGGCGCCTGCTGGTGGTGGCACCCATCGAGAACACGCCCGCGTGGCGGGCGGGCCTACGGCCCGGGGATCACATCACCCACATCGATGGAACCCCAACCGCGGAGATGCCCATCGAGGAAGCCGTGGCCCGGATCCGGGGACCCCGGGGTACGCAGGTGCGGCTTCGCATCCAGAGAGGAGAACGGGCCTTCGAGGTGACCATCGTTCGGGATCGCATCGAGATCACCAGCGTCCAGGGCGAGGAGGCCCTCTCGGACCGGGAGCGCGGACTGCTGCAGGCGGCGGGTCTCTCCTACATCCGGATCCTGGCCTTCAACCAGGACACCTCCGACCGGTTCGCCCGCCAGATGCGACGGGTCCAGCAGGCGCGGACGGAGGGCCTGGTGCTCGATCTCCGCAGCAATCCCGGGGGGCTCGTGGACCAGTGCACCCGGGTGGCGGACTTCTTCGTGCCTTCCGGTCCCATCCTGTATGAGGTAGACCGGGACGGCCGGATGCGCACCATCTACGCCACGGCCCGGGAGAAGTACCGCAAACCCGTGGCGGTCCTGGTGAACGAGGGGACCGCCTCCTGCAGTGAGATCCTCGCGGGAGCCCTCCAGGATACCGGGACCGCGGTCCTCGTGGGGCAGCGCACCTTCGGAAAGGGCGTCATCACCTCCGTGGTGGACCTGCCCGGGGGCCGTGGTGCCACCATCACCACCGCCAAGTACCTCACACCGAAGAAGCGGGACATCCACCGAAAGGGGATCCAGCCGGACATCGTGGCGGGAGACCGCATCGAGGGCAAGACCCCGCAGGAGCTGGAGGCCATCCGGTTCGAGCAGCTCCGAAAGGCGGTGGATGCCCTCCGTCGCCGGTAG
- a CDS encoding branched-chain amino acid ABC transporter substrate-binding protein translates to MFPARLSRTLLLVSVLAFVLGSGSLVAPAAPVRVGPVTDEWGVVRVARGQPIVIAYWLVVAGPDASLGIDSRRGIELAIDDKKTVAGHPIRLIGEDSGCNAEGGTTAATKLAANRQIVAAIGSSCSSEAVPGAPILCKAGIVTVSPSNTAPRLTDPKRGPEYACYLRTAHNDLVQGRAAAQFAYHVLGVRRAATIHDGSPYAEGLANVFADVFKRLGGTITSQEAISPTDTDMRPVLTRIAAGRPQLLYYPIFIAAGGHITRQAKEVAGLENVKLMSADGTFSPDFWKAAGEAARGMYHSSPDLSVEALGPKYQQFLEKHQRKYGEKPLSAFHAHAYDAAMMIFAAIEKVARKDAQGNTYIGRKALRDALFATRNFPGITGTLTCNPYGDCADPKIAVYQTISADPAKWNPGVDPKKVWSMKR, encoded by the coding sequence ATGTTCCCTGCTCGCCTTTCCCGGACGTTGCTCTTGGTGTCGGTCCTGGCCTTCGTTCTGGGGAGCGGATCCCTCGTGGCCCCTGCGGCCCCGGTCCGGGTGGGGCCGGTGACCGACGAGTGGGGCGTGGTCCGCGTGGCCCGGGGGCAGCCCATCGTGATCGCGTACTGGCTCGTGGTGGCGGGCCCGGACGCCAGCCTGGGGATCGATAGCCGCCGTGGGATCGAGCTCGCCATCGACGACAAGAAGACCGTGGCGGGCCACCCGATCCGGCTCATTGGGGAGGACAGCGGGTGCAACGCGGAAGGAGGCACCACCGCGGCCACGAAGCTCGCGGCGAACCGGCAGATCGTGGCGGCCATCGGGAGCAGCTGCTCCAGCGAGGCCGTACCGGGAGCACCCATCCTGTGCAAGGCCGGGATCGTGACCGTCTCGCCCTCCAACACCGCCCCGCGGCTAACGGACCCCAAGCGGGGCCCGGAGTACGCGTGCTACCTGCGCACCGCCCACAACGACCTGGTGCAGGGGCGGGCCGCGGCGCAGTTCGCCTACCACGTCCTGGGGGTCCGGCGGGCCGCCACCATCCACGACGGTAGCCCGTACGCGGAGGGGCTGGCGAACGTGTTCGCGGATGTGTTCAAGCGGCTGGGCGGAACCATCACCTCCCAGGAGGCCATCTCGCCCACGGACACCGACATGCGGCCGGTTCTGACCCGCATCGCCGCCGGCAGGCCGCAGCTCCTCTACTACCCCATCTTCATCGCCGCGGGCGGCCACATCACCCGCCAGGCGAAGGAGGTGGCGGGCCTGGAGAACGTCAAGCTGATGAGCGCGGACGGCACCTTCTCCCCCGACTTCTGGAAGGCGGCGGGGGAGGCGGCCCGGGGCATGTACCACTCCAGCCCCGACCTCTCCGTGGAGGCGCTGGGGCCGAAGTACCAGCAGTTCCTGGAGAAGCACCAGCGCAAGTACGGCGAAAAGCCGCTTTCGGCCTTCCACGCCCACGCCTACGACGCGGCCATGATGATCTTCGCGGCCATCGAGAAGGTGGCCCGCAAGGACGCGCAGGGCAACACCTACATCGGCCGCAAGGCGCTGCGGGACGCGCTGTTCGCCACCCGGAACTTCCCCGGCATCACCGGGACCCTCACCTGCAACCCGTACGGCGACTGCGCGGACCCGAAGATCGCCGTCTACCAGACCATCTCCGCGGACCCGGCCAAGTGGAACCCGGGAGTGGACCCCAAGAAGGTCTGGTCCATGAAGCGCTGA
- a CDS encoding divergent polysaccharide deacetylase family protein translates to MDLAREAEAVRSSALRALPPDTRVRGETQRTRTDGEARWTWMRYRITLAPGQNVKAVLGRMVQEVEQGGGVLLGSRPEGSGQVAEFGIEYRGRLLPVLRVSLIPSEPSSPLLRPRVAFLLDDAGGRPEELDRALQIGRPVALAILPGLPYSTELARRASEAGLEVLLHLPMEPLDPGKARAMGPGGVYGEMSEEEIARVVRSNLDQLPGVVGINNHMGSRGTSDPRVMRAVLGVVRERGLFFVDSRTSPGSVAEQVAEDLKVPIVVRSVFLDNDPAPEAIRRELGRLVVLARRRGSALAIGHINRPHTAEVLREMVREIEGEGVEIVPVRALVRKP, encoded by the coding sequence GTGGATCTGGCGAGGGAGGCGGAGGCAGTCCGCAGCTCGGCCCTGCGGGCCCTCCCCCCGGACACCCGGGTCCGCGGGGAGACCCAACGGACACGGACGGACGGAGAGGCCCGCTGGACCTGGATGCGATACCGGATTACCCTCGCGCCGGGGCAAAACGTGAAGGCGGTGCTGGGCCGGATGGTCCAGGAGGTGGAGCAGGGCGGCGGCGTGTTGCTCGGGAGCCGACCTGAGGGATCGGGGCAGGTGGCGGAGTTCGGGATCGAGTACCGCGGTCGCCTGCTCCCCGTGCTCCGCGTCTCCCTCATCCCCTCCGAACCCTCCTCGCCGCTCCTCCGGCCGCGGGTGGCCTTCCTCCTCGACGATGCGGGAGGACGCCCGGAGGAGCTGGATCGGGCGCTTCAGATCGGACGGCCCGTGGCCCTGGCGATCCTCCCGGGACTCCCGTACAGCACGGAACTCGCCCGGCGAGCTTCGGAGGCGGGTCTTGAGGTCCTCCTGCACCTCCCCATGGAGCCCCTGGACCCCGGGAAAGCACGAGCCATGGGACCCGGGGGCGTGTACGGGGAGATGTCGGAGGAGGAGATCGCCCGGGTAGTCCGGTCCAACCTCGACCAGCTTCCGGGGGTGGTGGGGATCAACAACCACATGGGATCCCGGGGAACTTCCGATCCCCGGGTGATGCGGGCGGTGCTGGGGGTGGTTCGGGAACGGGGGCTCTTTTTCGTAGACTCCCGGACCTCTCCCGGGAGCGTGGCCGAGCAGGTGGCGGAGGACCTGAAGGTCCCCATCGTCGTCCGGTCCGTCTTCCTGGACAACGATCCGGCCCCGGAGGCCATCCGGAGGGAGTTGGGGCGACTTGTGGTCCTCGCCCGCAGGCGGGGGAGTGCCCTGGCCATCGGCCACATCAACCGGCCGCATACCGCGGAGGTGCTTCGGGAGATGGTGCGGGAGATCGAGGGGGAGGGGGTGGAGATCGTCCCCGTTCGCGCCCTCGTCCGCAAACCGTAG
- a CDS encoding cupredoxin domain-containing protein: MKSRLVLLSLLAVVAAAVGLFAAPAPSRRVIRISMTSFRFDPNIIRLNEGERVVLQLVNEDPQRPHNIASAYFEQVELTVRGEFRRGTTSDGRPFIFLEPGKQAEVEFVVRGRGQYSFICSVGQHAAQGMTGAFAVLPPGASAGP; encoded by the coding sequence ATGAAGTCGCGCCTGGTCCTTCTGTCCCTGCTGGCCGTGGTGGCGGCGGCCGTGGGCCTTTTCGCGGCGCCCGCCCCGTCCCGAAGGGTGATCCGGATCTCCATGACCTCTTTCCGGTTCGATCCCAACATCATCCGGCTCAACGAGGGAGAACGGGTGGTGCTGCAGCTGGTGAACGAGGACCCCCAGCGTCCCCACAACATCGCCTCGGCATACTTCGAGCAGGTGGAGCTAACGGTTCGGGGAGAGTTCCGCCGGGGCACCACCTCGGACGGACGCCCCTTCATCTTCCTGGAGCCCGGCAAGCAGGCGGAGGTGGAGTTCGTGGTTCGGGGGCGGGGCCAGTACAGCTTCATCTGCAGCGTGGGCCAGCACGCAGCCCAGGGCATGACCGGAGCCTTCGCCGTCCTCCCCCCCGGAGCGTCCGCGGGCCCGTAG